A single Bosea sp. PAMC 26642 DNA region contains:
- the hisI gene encoding phosphoribosyl-AMP cyclohydrolase produces the protein MAPFPTAPDKTALEEGTVLTPRFDAAGLVTCVATDAATGEVLMVAHMNAESLQRSIETGEAWYWSRSRSELWHKGATSGQIQTIVEMRVDCDQDAVWLKVKVAGDGGCCHTRRRSCFYRVKPLRDEAGQELAFA, from the coding sequence ATGGCGCCCTTTCCCACCGCCCCCGACAAGACCGCGCTCGAGGAGGGCACCGTCCTAACCCCCCGCTTCGACGCAGCCGGCCTCGTCACCTGCGTGGCGACCGACGCCGCGACCGGAGAGGTGCTGATGGTCGCCCACATGAACGCCGAAAGCCTGCAGCGCAGCATCGAGACCGGCGAGGCCTGGTACTGGTCGCGTTCGCGCTCCGAACTCTGGCACAAGGGCGCGACCTCTGGGCAGATCCAGACGATCGTCGAGATGCGGGTCGATTGCGATCAGGATGCGGTCTGGCTCAAGGTGAAGGTCGCCGGCGATGGCGGCTGCTGCCACACCCGTCGCCGCTCCTGTTTCTACCGCGTCAAGCCGCTGCGCGACGAGGCCGGGCAGGAGCTTGCCTTTGCCTGA
- a CDS encoding patatin-like phospholipase family protein: protein MNDMSTREPLRHDRRPKIGLALGGGAARGWAHIGVLEVLLEAGFAPDVIAGTSIGAVVGGCYCAGKLPQLAEFAGSLTKRRVVGLMDFHIGGAGLIAGGRLKRLLQRDLADLRIESLDQRFVAISTELGTGHEIWLTHGLLVDALSASYALPGVFDPVKLGGRWLMDGALVNPVPVTAARALGADVVICVNLNGELAGRGTIIQNHPAEREPELVPELDVRPTSRWLGGITGAARRVRGLVGRQGNERPGLAGVMIDAFNITQDRISRSRLAGDPPDVMIGPKLARIGLFDFHRAEEAMEIGRNATRRSLDEIEAAISGSTIATG, encoded by the coding sequence ATGAACGACATGAGCACCCGGGAGCCGTTGCGACATGATCGCCGGCCCAAGATCGGACTGGCGCTTGGCGGCGGGGCGGCTCGCGGCTGGGCCCATATCGGCGTGCTCGAAGTCTTGCTCGAAGCAGGCTTTGCCCCCGACGTCATCGCCGGAACTTCGATCGGCGCCGTGGTCGGCGGCTGCTACTGTGCCGGCAAGCTGCCGCAACTCGCCGAATTCGCCGGCTCGCTGACCAAGCGCCGCGTCGTCGGGCTGATGGATTTCCATATCGGCGGCGCCGGACTGATCGCCGGCGGACGGCTGAAGCGTCTGCTCCAGCGCGACCTCGCCGATCTCCGGATCGAATCGCTCGACCAGCGTTTCGTCGCGATCTCCACCGAACTCGGCACCGGCCACGAGATCTGGCTGACCCATGGCCTGCTGGTCGACGCCCTGAGCGCCTCCTATGCGCTGCCGGGCGTGTTCGACCCGGTCAAGCTCGGCGGGCGCTGGCTGATGGACGGCGCGCTGGTCAACCCGGTCCCGGTCACGGCGGCGCGCGCGCTCGGCGCCGACGTCGTCATCTGCGTCAACCTCAATGGTGAACTCGCCGGCCGCGGCACCATCATCCAGAACCATCCGGCAGAACGCGAACCCGAGCTTGTGCCCGAACTCGACGTGCGCCCGACATCGCGCTGGCTGGGCGGCATCACCGGCGCGGCTCGCCGGGTCCGCGGCCTCGTCGGCCGGCAGGGCAACGAAAGGCCCGGCCTTGCCGGCGTCATGATCGACGCCTTCAACATTACCCAGGACCGGATTTCGCGCTCGCGGCTCGCCGGCGACCCGCCTGATGTGATGATCGGCCCGAAACTCGCCCGCATCGGTCTGTTCGATTTTCACCGGGCCGAGGAGGCGATGGAGATCGGCCGTAATGCGACGCGGCGCTCGCTCGATGAGATCGAGGCGGCGATTTCCGGAAGCACGATCGCGACGGGCTGA
- a CDS encoding CBS domain-containing protein, with the protein MNVAQLLGDKGHEVVSVQPHRTLGEVVRTLSERRIGAVVVTGADGALVGILSERDIIRALGEMGAAALESPVSRTMTAKVVTCRAQTSIDELMEIMTSGRFRHVPVVEDGRVAGIVSIGDVVKYRVAAIEAESRAMRDYIAMA; encoded by the coding sequence ATGAATGTCGCGCAGCTTCTCGGAGACAAGGGCCATGAGGTCGTATCGGTGCAGCCGCATCGCACGCTGGGCGAGGTCGTGCGCACCCTAAGCGAGCGGCGTATCGGCGCGGTGGTGGTAACGGGCGCCGACGGCGCTTTGGTCGGCATCCTGTCGGAGCGCGACATCATCCGGGCATTGGGCGAGATGGGCGCCGCAGCGTTGGAAAGCCCGGTCTCGCGCACCATGACGGCCAAGGTGGTGACCTGCCGGGCGCAGACGAGCATCGACGAACTGATGGAAATCATGACCTCGGGCCGGTTCCGCCACGTGCCGGTGGTCGAGGACGGCCGCGTCGCCGGGATCGTCTCGATCGGCGACGTCGTCAAGTATCGCGTCGCCGCGATCGAGGCCGAGAGCCGGGCGATGCGCGATTACATCGCAATGGCCTGA
- a CDS encoding rhomboid family intramembrane serine protease yields the protein MSENPADPSAPSGREPIVNLPAVVTWLIALLALIQGGRMLLSAYDDYLLMAWLAFVPARMSLWLDPERAQEMLNGLAQSLPVQDLADRLQLVRLMLADSGPRLWTLLTYGLLHGSWLHLVSNVVWLAAFGSPVARRLGPARFLNLMGLATIGGALLHWWSRDLDVLPLVGASAAVSGATAAAIRFVFAPGLRFGELGDDTVVKAIPAERLGQLWRNSRALLFIVIWFVTNILFGAGLVPILGEETSIAWEAHIGGFLVGLLLFPLLDKGAVRR from the coding sequence ATGTCTGAGAATCCTGCCGATCCCTCCGCGCCATCGGGCCGCGAGCCGATCGTGAACCTTCCCGCCGTCGTCACCTGGCTGATCGCGCTGCTGGCGCTGATCCAGGGAGGCCGTATGCTGTTGTCGGCCTATGACGACTATCTGCTGATGGCCTGGCTGGCCTTCGTTCCGGCGCGCATGAGCCTGTGGCTCGATCCCGAGCGCGCCCAGGAGATGCTGAACGGGCTGGCGCAGTCATTGCCTGTGCAGGATCTCGCCGACCGCCTGCAACTGGTGCGGCTGATGCTGGCCGATAGCGGGCCGCGGCTGTGGACGCTGCTGACCTATGGGCTGCTGCATGGTTCGTGGCTGCATCTGGTCTCCAACGTGGTGTGGCTCGCCGCCTTCGGCAGCCCGGTCGCACGCCGGCTGGGGCCCGCCCGCTTTCTCAACCTGATGGGATTGGCCACGATCGGCGGGGCGCTTCTGCACTGGTGGTCGCGCGATCTCGACGTTCTGCCGCTGGTGGGCGCATCGGCGGCCGTGTCGGGAGCTACGGCTGCCGCGATCCGCTTCGTCTTCGCACCGGGCCTTCGCTTCGGCGAACTCGGCGACGACACCGTGGTCAAGGCGATCCCGGCGGAGCGGCTGGGTCAGCTCTGGCGCAATTCGCGGGCGCTGCTGTTCATCGTGATCTGGTTCGTCACCAACATCCTGTTCGGTGCCGGGCTGGTGCCCATTCTGGGCGAGGAGACCAGCATCGCCTGGGAGGCGCATATCGGCGGCTTCCTCGTCGGGCTGCTGCTGTTCCCGCTCCTCGACAAAGGTGCCGTCCGCCGCTGA
- a CDS encoding PAS domain-containing protein, whose amino-acid sequence MKNTSTRLVYEYWNALRGERAAPERGEIEPGALRHALADTFVLENEQIGPVFRLAGTRLCALMGHELRGRPFAGLWQEVEAQGDMRRLVQTVMDETAGAVAGLSAETRDGAPVYLELLLLPLRYRGRTHARVLGALSPAITPEWLGLDTLDSMRMISLRMLWPTTAPTRAPQPVPRSAPPKFMVLPGGRS is encoded by the coding sequence ATGAAGAACACGAGCACCCGTCTGGTATACGAGTACTGGAACGCGCTGCGCGGCGAGCGCGCGGCGCCCGAACGCGGCGAGATCGAGCCCGGCGCCTTGCGCCATGCGCTCGCCGACACGTTCGTGCTCGAAAATGAACAGATCGGACCGGTGTTCCGCCTTGCCGGCACGCGTCTTTGCGCCCTGATGGGCCATGAATTGCGCGGCCGGCCCTTCGCCGGGCTGTGGCAGGAGGTCGAGGCCCAGGGCGACATGCGCCGCCTCGTCCAGACCGTCATGGACGAGACCGCCGGCGCCGTTGCCGGCCTCTCCGCCGAAACCCGTGACGGCGCGCCGGTCTATCTCGAACTGCTGCTCCTGCCGCTGCGCTATCGCGGCCGCACCCATGCCCGCGTGCTGGGAGCGCTCTCTCCTGCGATCACCCCGGAATGGCTCGGGCTCGACACGCTCGATTCGATGCGGATGATATCCCTGCGGATGCTCTGGCCTACTACGGCCCCGACCCGTGCACCGCAGCCGGTGCCCCGCTCCGCCCCGCCGAAATTCATGGTATTGCCGGGCGGTAGAAGCTGA
- a CDS encoding PilZ domain-containing protein gives MKVVLLGRYMLPNRMEYPCQSLDISPGGLHIAAPAKAAPGDRVIVYLEHLGRIEGTAVRTTMEGFAMTITATSRKREKFTAQLTWLANREELGLPEDRRHERIVPRNPRAILSMDDGSEHVVRLIDISLSGVAFSSDVDFQIGTPVRVGSTTARVVRRFDGGFAAEFRFPLSADILDENLEL, from the coding sequence ATGAAGGTCGTCCTGCTCGGACGCTACATGCTGCCCAACCGCATGGAATATCCCTGCCAGTCGCTCGACATCTCGCCCGGCGGGCTGCATATCGCCGCCCCGGCCAAAGCCGCGCCGGGCGACCGCGTCATCGTCTATCTCGAACATCTCGGCCGCATCGAGGGCACCGCCGTCCGCACGACGATGGAAGGCTTCGCGATGACCATCACCGCGACGAGCCGCAAGCGTGAGAAGTTCACCGCCCAGCTGACCTGGCTCGCCAATCGCGAAGAACTCGGCCTGCCCGAGGATCGCCGCCACGAGCGTATCGTGCCGCGCAATCCCCGCGCAATCCTGTCGATGGACGACGGCAGCGAACATGTCGTGCGCCTGATCGACATATCGCTCTCGGGCGTCGCCTTTTCGAGCGATGTCGACTTCCAGATCGGCACTCCGGTCCGCGTCGGCTCGACGACGGCCAGGGTGGTGCGCCGCTTCGACGGCGGCTTCGCCGCCGAGTTCCGCTTCCCGCTCTCGGCCGACATCCTCGACGAGAACCTGGAACTCTGA
- a CDS encoding transglutaminase-like cysteine peptidase: MLFDYRNIMGPLLAVALAAMASAAQAQQSAGIPVASLPIAASGDARAPYAWSDYCKRSPSECRVDTQETDSVEMTPRLWKTLLALNTRINREIEAVTDQDHWGVVDRWDLPEDGKGDCEDFALLKRKRLVEAGVSRRALLMTVVIDEDNAGHAVLMVRTDRGDFILDNKRNAILPWNQTGYVYVKRESQTRTGWTSLGGLATSTVASVR; this comes from the coding sequence ATGCTTTTCGACTATCGCAATATCATGGGCCCGTTGCTGGCCGTGGCACTGGCCGCCATGGCATCCGCTGCACAGGCCCAGCAATCGGCGGGCATCCCCGTCGCCAGCCTGCCGATCGCGGCATCCGGCGATGCGCGAGCGCCCTACGCCTGGAGCGACTACTGCAAGCGCAGCCCGAGCGAATGCCGCGTCGATACCCAGGAAACCGACAGCGTCGAGATGACGCCCAGGCTCTGGAAGACGCTGCTGGCGCTCAACACCAGGATCAACCGCGAGATCGAAGCCGTCACCGATCAGGATCACTGGGGCGTCGTCGACCGCTGGGATCTGCCCGAGGATGGCAAGGGCGACTGCGAGGATTTCGCTTTGCTCAAGCGCAAGCGTCTGGTCGAGGCCGGCGTGTCGCGGCGCGCCCTGCTGATGACCGTGGTGATCGACGAGGACAATGCCGGCCACGCCGTGCTGATGGTCCGCACCGATCGCGGCGACTTCATCCTCGACAACAAGCGCAACGCGATCCTGCCCTGGAACCAGACCGGATACGTCTACGTCAAGCGCGAGTCGCAGACACGCACCGGCTGGACCTCGCTCGGCGGCCTGGCGACATCGACCGTCGCCTCGGTGCGCTGA
- a CDS encoding gamma carbonic anhydrase family protein produces the protein MPLYSLQGVAPETPPDGAWWLAPDAHLIGKVRIAAGVGIWFGAVLRGDNEWIEIGERSNIQEGCVLHTDMGHPLSVGIGCTIGHRAILHGCTIGDNSLVGMGATVLNGAKIGRNCLVGANALVTEGKEFPDNSLIVGSPARAVRTIDDKGVAGIAGSAQGYVDRWKLFAAEMKRLD, from the coding sequence ATGCCGCTCTATTCGCTCCAGGGCGTCGCGCCCGAAACCCCGCCCGACGGCGCATGGTGGCTCGCTCCCGACGCCCATCTCATCGGCAAGGTCCGGATCGCCGCTGGCGTCGGGATCTGGTTCGGTGCGGTCTTGCGCGGCGACAACGAATGGATCGAGATCGGCGAACGCAGCAATATCCAGGAGGGCTGCGTGCTGCACACCGATATGGGCCATCCGCTCAGCGTCGGCATCGGTTGCACGATCGGCCATCGCGCGATCCTGCATGGCTGCACGATCGGCGACAACAGCCTCGTCGGCATGGGGGCCACGGTCTTGAATGGTGCGAAGATCGGGCGCAACTGCCTAGTCGGCGCCAATGCGCTCGTCACCGAGGGCAAGGAATTTCCAGATAATTCGCTGATCGTCGGCTCGCCGGCCCGGGCGGTGCGGACGATCGACGACAAGGGCGTTGCCGGGATCGCCGGCAGCGCGCAGGGCTATGTCGACCGCTGGAAACTCTTCGCCGCCGAGATGAAGCGGCTCGACTGA
- a CDS encoding DUF6949 family protein, with protein MTIDPAAAEALKSLAIGFAFAGLLASTFEMFSSKRADFRLLQGGGLGAVASVPVVVFSAPFLILRNTVRGRRIEGRPFVFVMLASMIAGLWSMASGRVVLDLFHMLAGA; from the coding sequence GTGACGATCGACCCTGCCGCCGCCGAGGCGCTGAAATCGCTGGCGATAGGCTTCGCCTTCGCCGGCCTGCTGGCGAGCACCTTCGAGATGTTCAGCTCGAAGCGGGCCGATTTCCGGCTGCTGCAGGGCGGCGGGCTCGGCGCCGTCGCGAGCGTGCCTGTGGTGGTGTTCAGCGCGCCCTTCCTGATTTTGCGCAACACCGTGCGCGGCCGCCGCATCGAGGGGCGTCCGTTCGTCTTCGTCATGCTGGCGAGCATGATCGCGGGCCTGTGGAGCATGGCGTCGGGCCGGGTCGTGCTCGATCTTTTCCACATGCTCGCCGGCGCTTGA
- a CDS encoding DUF3126 family protein: MDKTELAKLEGYLRRTFANHGISVRARMKKNDSAEVYLADEFIGIIHVDDEDGDRSFNFTMAILDVDLED, encoded by the coding sequence GTGGACAAGACCGAACTCGCCAAGCTCGAAGGCTATCTGCGCCGCACCTTCGCCAACCATGGCATCAGCGTGCGCGCCCGCATGAAGAAGAACGATTCGGCAGAGGTCTATCTCGCCGACGAGTTCATCGGCATCATCCATGTCGATGACGAGGACGGCGACCGCTCGTTCAATTTCACCATGGCGATCTTGGACGTCGATCTCGAAGACTGA
- a CDS encoding serine hydrolase domain-containing protein — MTPWLPAALAYVSDWLEFQRRHHDQPGCAIAIAEGPEIVLEAAFGTADLATGERLTPRHGFRIASHSKTFTSAGILRLVEAGALRLDDTVGSFVPGLHPDAAAVTIAQVLSHSAGLVRDGTDAGYFIDRRPNPDRAQIVAELAKPPILPASQRFKYSNYGYGLLGLVIEAATGRSYADWIADEVVAKVGLAETKPDITLWSGPMASGHSPKLPLDRRVVLPGDNPCDAMISAAGFVATAADTARFFAQLSPKAQNSILSPLSRREMTRRLWADEDSALGRHYGLGTISGGEGDWSWFGHSGGFQGFLTRTAVLPKQDLTVSVLTNAIDGLAHPWLDGVLHILKRFSQDGAPSTATRDWSGRWWTIWRANDLVPFADKVTIANPAQFDPFFESSEIAIEGPDQGRIVRASGFSSPGEPARLARGAGGTIESVWLGGANLVTEEALRSEMTARY, encoded by the coding sequence ATGACGCCCTGGCTGCCTGCCGCCCTCGCCTATGTCTCCGACTGGCTCGAATTCCAGCGCCGCCACCACGACCAGCCAGGCTGCGCCATCGCGATCGCGGAAGGCCCGGAGATTGTGCTGGAGGCCGCCTTCGGCACCGCCGACCTCGCGACGGGCGAGAGGCTGACGCCGCGCCACGGCTTCCGCATCGCGTCGCATTCGAAGACCTTCACCTCCGCCGGCATCCTGCGGCTCGTCGAGGCGGGCGCCTTGCGGCTCGACGATACGGTCGGGAGCTTCGTACCCGGTCTGCATCCCGACGCGGCTGCCGTCACCATCGCGCAGGTGCTGTCGCACAGCGCAGGCCTCGTCCGCGACGGCACGGACGCCGGATACTTCATCGACCGCAGGCCCAATCCGGACCGGGCGCAGATCGTAGCGGAGTTGGCGAAGCCCCCGATCCTGCCCGCCTCTCAGCGCTTCAAATATTCCAACTACGGCTATGGCCTGCTCGGCCTCGTCATCGAGGCGGCGACGGGGCGGAGCTATGCCGACTGGATCGCCGACGAGGTCGTCGCCAAGGTCGGTCTCGCCGAGACGAAGCCCGACATCACGCTCTGGTCGGGCCCGATGGCCAGCGGCCACAGCCCGAAGCTACCGCTCGATCGCCGCGTCGTCCTCCCCGGCGACAATCCCTGCGATGCGATGATCTCGGCCGCCGGCTTCGTCGCCACAGCTGCCGACACCGCGCGTTTTTTTGCGCAGCTCTCGCCGAAGGCTCAGAACAGCATCCTGTCGCCGCTGAGCCGCCGCGAGATGACCCGCCGCCTCTGGGCCGACGAGGACAGCGCGCTCGGCCGCCATTACGGGCTCGGCACCATCTCCGGCGGCGAAGGCGACTGGTCCTGGTTCGGCCATTCCGGCGGCTTCCAGGGCTTCCTCACCCGCACCGCCGTCCTGCCGAAGCAGGATCTAACGGTCTCGGTCCTGACAAATGCCATAGACGGCCTCGCCCATCCCTGGCTCGACGGCGTCCTCCACATCCTGAAGCGCTTTTCCCAGGACGGAGCGCCTTCGACAGCGACGCGTGACTGGAGCGGCCGCTGGTGGACGATCTGGCGCGCCAACGACCTCGTCCCCTTCGCCGACAAGGTGACGATCGCGAACCCGGCGCAGTTCGACCCGTTCTTCGAGTCGAGCGAGATCGCGATCGAAGGGCCCGACCAGGGCCGGATCGTCAGGGCATCGGGATTCAGCAGCCCCGGCGAGCCGGCGCGGCTGGCGCGCGGCGCCGGAGGAACGATCGAGTCCGTCTGGCTCGGCGGAGCCAACCTCGTGACGGAAGAGGCCCTGCGGTCGGAGATGACGGCGCGCTACTGA
- a CDS encoding bestrophin-like domain, giving the protein MSPFAIGGIAFLCVFGTALAGMFLRSRLPDHHLSPESRDAIKLATAVVGTLSALALGLLIASAKRSFDEAGVETRAAAARVLLLDRVLAHYGPEASEARAPLRRIVETRLNRGSEDGRNAGSPDQILDVEPIQDLLRGLTPRTDAQRWLQSRALQLTGQMAEARWQSAETEVGGFPGAFLAFLILWLALLFGSFGLLAPGNATVVAVFLVCALSITGALVLIIDMDHPYLGFIQVSDRPFRMALERLGQP; this is encoded by the coding sequence ATGAGCCCTTTCGCAATCGGCGGCATCGCATTCCTGTGCGTGTTCGGCACGGCGCTGGCCGGCATGTTCCTTCGATCGCGGTTGCCGGACCACCATTTGAGTCCGGAATCCCGGGACGCGATCAAACTCGCCACCGCCGTCGTCGGAACGCTGTCGGCGCTTGCGCTCGGCCTGCTGATCGCCTCCGCCAAAAGGTCCTTCGACGAAGCCGGGGTCGAGACGCGAGCCGCCGCGGCGCGCGTGCTGCTGCTCGACCGTGTCCTGGCGCATTACGGACCGGAAGCGAGCGAGGCGCGGGCGCCGCTTCGCCGGATCGTCGAGACACGGTTGAACCGGGGGAGCGAGGATGGCCGCAACGCGGGCTCGCCGGACCAAATTCTCGATGTCGAGCCGATCCAGGACCTGCTGCGCGGCCTGACGCCAAGGACCGACGCCCAGCGCTGGCTTCAGTCACGGGCGCTCCAGCTCACCGGACAGATGGCGGAGGCGCGCTGGCAGAGCGCGGAAACCGAGGTCGGCGGCTTTCCAGGCGCCTTCCTCGCCTTCCTGATCCTGTGGCTGGCACTGCTTTTCGGATCGTTCGGCCTTCTCGCGCCGGGCAACGCCACGGTCGTCGCCGTCTTTCTCGTCTGTGCGCTGTCGATCACCGGTGCGCTGGTCCTGATCATCGACATGGACCACCCCTATCTCGGCTTCATCCAGGTTTCGGACAGGCCCTTCCGGATGGCTCTCGAGCGCCTCGGTCAGCCTTGA
- the glyA gene encoding serine hydroxymethyltransferase gives MTALGRREWVPQASEDYILRIAEQMAGQPLDAIEARIAALTAENRQIHERDCINLNPATNVMNPKAEAVLAAGLGARPSLGYPGNKYEMGLEAIEQIEVIAAELAAEVFGAKYAEIRVPSGAIANLYAFMVAARPGDCIIAPPGEIGGHVTHHGAGAAGLYGIVTHPAPVDPVNYTVDLKRLREDALRLRPKLISIGGSLNLFAHPIREIRTIADEIGALVLFDAAHMSGMIAGHAWQQPLEEGAHLMTMSTYKSLGGPPSGLIVTNDAGIAERLDAVAYPGLTANFDAAKSASLAITLLDWKEHGRAYGQMMAATATALGEALVERQVPVFARDRGITTSHQFAIEAHPYGGGQAAAKKLRAANILSCGIGLPLPAVAGDVNGLRLGTPEIVRFGMTPSDMPELAGYIAEGLNGSRPAEAVAKDVTAFRGRFRGLHYMR, from the coding sequence ATGACGGCTTTGGGCAGGCGCGAATGGGTGCCGCAGGCGAGCGAAGACTACATCCTGCGCATCGCCGAACAGATGGCGGGCCAGCCGCTCGATGCGATCGAGGCGCGGATCGCGGCGCTGACGGCGGAGAACCGCCAGATCCACGAGCGCGACTGCATCAATCTCAATCCCGCCACCAATGTCATGAACCCGAAGGCCGAGGCCGTGCTTGCGGCTGGTCTCGGCGCGCGGCCCTCGCTCGGCTATCCCGGCAACAAATACGAGATGGGGCTGGAGGCGATCGAGCAGATCGAGGTCATCGCGGCGGAACTCGCGGCGGAAGTGTTCGGTGCCAAATATGCCGAGATCCGGGTGCCGTCGGGCGCCATCGCCAATCTCTACGCCTTTATGGTCGCGGCCAGGCCCGGCGACTGCATCATCGCGCCGCCGGGCGAGATCGGCGGGCATGTCACGCATCACGGCGCGGGCGCGGCTGGGCTCTACGGCATCGTTACGCATCCCGCGCCGGTCGATCCGGTCAACTACACCGTCGATCTCAAGCGGTTGCGCGAGGATGCGCTGCGGCTGCGGCCGAAACTGATCTCGATCGGCGGCAGCCTCAACCTGTTCGCCCATCCGATCCGCGAAATCCGCACTATTGCCGACGAGATCGGCGCGCTGGTGCTGTTCGATGCGGCGCATATGTCGGGGATGATCGCGGGCCATGCCTGGCAGCAGCCGCTGGAGGAGGGCGCCCATCTGATGACGATGAGCACCTATAAGAGCCTCGGCGGCCCGCCCTCGGGCCTGATCGTCACCAACGACGCAGGCATAGCCGAACGGCTCGACGCGGTCGCCTATCCCGGCCTCACCGCCAATTTCGATGCGGCGAAATCGGCCTCGCTGGCGATCACGCTGCTCGACTGGAAGGAGCATGGCCGCGCCTATGGGCAGATGATGGCGGCGACCGCCACGGCGCTGGGCGAGGCGCTGGTCGAGCGTCAGGTTCCGGTCTTCGCGCGCGACAGGGGCATCACCACCTCTCATCAGTTCGCGATCGAGGCCCATCCCTATGGCGGCGGGCAGGCGGCGGCGAAAAAGCTGCGCGCCGCCAACATCCTAAGCTGCGGCATCGGGCTGCCACTGCCGGCCGTGGCGGGCGACGTCAACGGGCTCAGGCTGGGAACGCCCGAGATCGTGCGCTTCGGCATGACGCCTTCCGACATGCCGGAACTGGCGGGCTATATCGCCGAGGGGCTGAACGGCTCGCGGCCGGCAGAGGCCGTGGCCAAGGATGTGACGGCCTTCCGCGGGCGGTTCAGAGGGCTGCATTACATGCGGTGA
- a CDS encoding LysR family transcriptional regulator: MPVRPPRPRLPSLNALRAFEAAARCGSFVRAADELGVTAGAVTQQIRQLEAWLGFPVFERLAQGVVLTDAARAALPRLSRGFDMLGQAVQELRAGHAGRALTIAALPCIAQLWLSPRLPALQRAFPDLQVSVTAMEEPPDPRREPHDLGLFYLAEDDVRAQTRLGPDSIQPVCTPELARRLTDPADLSREILLHDAVWRGDWARWLAAAGAPGTVDARRGPTFSLYSLALDAALSGSGVLMGRMSLVSPLLTSGRLAAPFDLDVPTDDSLVILSLQHSEATHPHQPAVGAWLAAQHPPQM, from the coding sequence TTGCCCGTCAGGCCGCCACGCCCGCGCCTGCCTTCGCTCAATGCGCTGCGCGCCTTCGAGGCTGCTGCGCGCTGCGGCAGCTTCGTCAGGGCCGCCGACGAACTCGGCGTCACCGCCGGCGCGGTGACGCAGCAGATCAGGCAGCTCGAGGCCTGGCTCGGCTTCCCTGTCTTCGAGCGGCTGGCGCAGGGCGTGGTCCTGACCGACGCGGCGCGCGCCGCTCTGCCCAGGCTCAGCCGCGGCTTCGACATGCTCGGCCAGGCCGTGCAGGAACTCCGCGCCGGCCATGCCGGCAGGGCGCTGACCATCGCAGCCCTGCCCTGCATCGCGCAGCTTTGGCTCTCGCCGCGATTGCCGGCGCTGCAGCGGGCCTTTCCGGATCTGCAGGTCTCCGTCACGGCCATGGAAGAACCGCCCGATCCGCGCCGCGAGCCGCACGATCTGGGCCTGTTCTACCTGGCGGAGGACGACGTCCGCGCGCAGACGAGGCTCGGACCTGACTCGATCCAGCCGGTCTGCACGCCCGAGCTCGCGCGACGCCTGACCGATCCCGCGGACCTTAGCCGCGAGATCCTGCTTCACGACGCCGTCTGGCGCGGCGACTGGGCCAGATGGCTCGCCGCCGCCGGCGCGCCCGGTACGGTCGACGCCCGGCGCGGGCCGACCTTCTCGCTCTACAGCCTGGCGCTGGACGCGGCCCTGTCGGGTTCGGGCGTGCTCATGGGGCGCATGAGCCTCGTCTCACCGCTGCTGACGAGCGGCAGGCTTGCGGCGCCGTTCGATCTCGACGTGCCGACGGACGACAGTCTCGTCATCCTGTCGCTGCAACACAGCGAGGCGACGCACCCGCATCAGCCCGCCGTCGGCGCCTGGTTGGCAGCGCAGCATCCGCCTCAGATGTAG